The Spiroplasma citri genomic sequence GTGTTTGTAAGAATTCGTAATCATTATCTTTTTCACTATCACTAACTGGTGTTTGAGCATCAACTGCTTTTGTTTGTTCATTAATTAAATAAACTCTGTTAGTTTTAGGATTTAATTGTTTTAAATTATAAGTTTAATAAACTAACTCACTTGTTGGTTTACCATCGTTAGTTAAAACAGTACCTTTACATTTATCAGTTAGTAAAGTAGTAAAACCTAAACTAGTAGCATTTGCTCCAAAAATAGCACCAACTTTATCGTTACCTTGTTCTCTAAATATTTCAAAAGGTAAATAACCTTTACCTTTGGCATTATCACCTCAAAATGCATCATTATAAAAACTATAAACATTAGCACTCATAAAACCATTAAGAAATTGAAAATTAGGTCAAGTTTTTTTATCTTCATTAATTACTCATCCTAATGGAATACCAAATGAAATAAAGTTTAAGAATTTACCAACTCCACCGGGTATTGTAAAAGGATTAAATACTAATTTTTGTGTATAGTTTAAAGGTAATACGGTAATTTGCCGATTAATAAAATTATTCATATTTAAAATATCTCAAACATTACATGAGCCCATTTTATTATATTCAATTTGAACTTGTCCAACAGTATTACCAAATTCATCTTTTCTCCTAAAATAAGATGATGCTTGGGTACTAATAATATTATCCTTATTACTTTCATTTACTTTTACTTTATTTGGTGGTGTTATTTTTCAACTTTTAGACCAATAAAATTCAGAATTATTATCTTCTTCATTAATAGTTGTTCCAACAGTTGGATTAGTCGCTGTTGTTGTTGCTTTATCTGTTATTACAATACCTTCACTATTTTTTGAACTTCAAAAGTCATAACTACTTTCCATATCTTGTTTTCAATCTTTAAATCCTGTTATCATTGTTGGTTGTATACCTTGTATGTTATATCAACTCACATCTGGTGATGCATAAGTATTTATTTTATCAGGTGGAGCAGGATACATGTTATACATTAATAAATCACGATAATTCATTACTTTTTTATTAAATTCATCCTTAATAATTGGTCGCCCAATTACTGGCATATCAAATAAAATAGGATTACCATAAAATTTAACTGCCATTGCTCTAACGCCTGGGTCTTTTAATAAAATCTCATCTAATTCAACAATACCTTTATTTAATTTTTCATCATAAGTTATTTTAGGAAAACAATAACCCTCACCTGGAGCACTTGTTTGAATAAATTGTCGTACTGATAAACCACTATGACTAATTTTGTCATTAATACTTGAAAAAGTAATTTCTTGTCATAAAAAACGACCATCATACGGTGAATAATAATTAATAACATTTGAAGGATATAATCATTGTCTATCTTGGGGAGAAGAATTAATATCACCACCAATATTTAAACCACGGTCATTAAATACATTATTCAGGTTGAGCAATAATTAATTCAGCAATATTAACACCAATTTTTTTGGCATAATTTGGGTCTAAAGCGTGTTCAACATCAATAAAAGCCCCTCGTCCACCATCTTTTTGTACTTCAGCAATAGCATGTAATGATAGGGTTGTTTTGCCTGATGATTCTGGCCCAAAAATTTCAATAATTCTTCCTTTGGGATACCCGCCGACTCCAATTGCTTCATCAAGTAATAAACTTCTAGTTAAGACAGCTTCAATTGTGAAATTACTCTTATCCCCTAATTTCATAATAGCTCCTTTACCATATGTTTTTTCAATTTCTTTCATTACAGTTTTTAAAATTTCATCTTGGTCAAGAGGTTTCGTTTGAGGGTGAACTGGTTTATTATCTTCCATTTTTTTATTCTCCTTTCTGTTTATTTTTATGCTTTTTTACTATTAATTCCTTGTTCTTTTTCTAAAATTTGTTGTAAATGTTTAATTATTGTTGTAACAGTTGCAAATTTAATTTGTTCTCGTGATCAATTTGGATTAAATGTTAATGCGAATGTTGTTGCTTCGTTTTGAAAAAGAATAGTTGCAAATCCCGTTCCAATTGGTAAATTGTCTAATTGACCTGGACCAGCATTACCCGTAAAACTTACGGCAAGATCACTATTAAATTGTTTTTGACAAGCAAAAGCCATTGCTTCAGCTGTTTCTTTTGAAACAACACCATATTTTGTAATTATTGATTGAGAAACATGGCCAACTTTAATTTTAATTTCATTGGTATAAGTGACAATACTGCCTAAAAAAACTTGACTAGCATTTGGAACATTAGTTATATAATGACTAAACAGGCCGCCTGTTATTGATTCATATGCTGCAATTGTCATTTGTTTTTGTTTAAGTAATTGTACTAGTTCTTTAACCATTTTTCCCCTTACCTCATAAACTTTCTTTAATATTATACATTTATATAATATAATATGTAAGTAATATTAACATAGCAAGATAAGATATCTTTAGAAAAGAGGGCTTAAAATGAATTGAGCTAATCGTATTACATTAATTCGGATTTTTTTAATCCCAGTTATTATTGCTTTAATGGTAATTGTTCCATTTAAAAATAGTTCCTTATATAATGGATGAGATCAATGATTAACAATTAAAGGAGATAATGTTACTTATTCATTGCCAATTAGTTATTTAATTGCTGGTATTTTATTTATTATTGCTAGTTTAACTGACTTATTAGATGGCTTTATTGCTCGTCTTTATAATCAAGTGACAACATTTGGAAAATTTTTTGATTCAATTGCAGATAAATTATTAACAAATACTGTTTTAATTGTGTTTGCTTGTGCAAACATTATTCCAGTTTGAATGGTAGTGTTGTTAATTGCCCGTGATTTTGTAATTGATGTTGTTCGCCAAATTTTAGCAACACAAAAAGTAGTAATGGCTGCTAATCAATTAGGACGAGTGCGAGCAGCAATGGAAATGTTTGGGATGACAGTTTTGTTTTTTATTGGTTTTCGTATGTTTAATGGCCATTCTTTACAAACAGGACAATGAGATGAATTTGGTTGAGTGAACCAAATTATTATGATTCCAATTTATTTAGCTACGGTATTATCATTAGCAGCAGCAGGAAATTATATTTTCTTAAATCGTAAAATATTATTTGATATGACAGTTATTAAAAAACCAAAATTAGAAAATGGACAGGACAACAATGAAAAAAACAAATAATAATTTAGGATGAGCTGTTGTTACTGGTGCTAGTAAAGGATTAGGATATTGTTATTGCGAAGAATTATTAAAACTTGGTTATAATGTTATTGCCGTCGCTCGTGATACAAGCCCTATTACAACTTTACAACAAAAATATTCAGAACAAACAATTAAAATGATTAATTATGATTTAAGTAATTTAGAGAATTGTGAAAAATTATTTAATGATGTTGCAAAAGATAATGTAACAATCTTAATTAATAACGCTGGATATGGTGTATGAGGTTATTTTAGCGAATCTAGTTTAGAACAAGAAATGAACATGATTGATTTAAATATTAAAGCAGTTCATATTTTAACAAAATTATTTGTGCAACGTTTTATAGCACAACAACAAGGACGTGTTTTAAACATTGGTAGTTTAGCGGCATTTACGCCAGCTTCAGTTTTTGCTAGTTATTATGCTTCAAAAGCTTATGTTTGAAGTTTAGGCGTGGCTATTAATACAGAATTGAAAAAAACAAAATCACCAGTTCGAGTTATTACCTTATGTCCAGGACCATTAAAAACTGATTTCTGAAATCGAAGTAGTAACCAGAAAGATGCAAAATACCATTCAACTGTTAAAGTTATGAAAACATCTACTTATGCTCAAAAAAGTTTATTAAAAGGATTAAAAGTAAAAAGAAAAAATTATATCATAACGGGAAGTGTTAATAAAATTGTAAAAAAATTAACAAAATGAAGTCCCCAAAGTTGAGTATTAACATCGGTTTACAATTATCAAAGAAAACGAAAATAAAAACAACATTGTTGTTTTTATTTTTCTATCTTTTATATTCTTTATCTGATAATTGTTGGCTTACTTTTTTTAAGTTTGCTATTTTATTAAGGGTTTAATGCTATTGTTTTTCTAATTCGGCATTAGTTGTTTTTAATTTATTGACTAATTTGTTATAGTCTTCAATATATTTTTTATATTCTGTTATTTCTTCTTTTAAGAGATAGATAAAATCTCCTGATCTCTTAATAGTTTCAAACTTTATCAAAATCCATTTTAATTAAAAAGTGATTAATTAACTTCTCGCGCTATTTTAAAAACTTGCGATAGCTTTCCAATCACTTTTTAACTTACTTTTTGTAGTTTGTTTTTCACTTTTATATTAAATTTTTCTTTTAATAAAAAGTCATTTATTTTAAAATATTAAATAATATTTTAAAACCATATACAATGCATTCATTATATCATATTTTTTGTAAATATTATATTTAATGATACAAAAAATATCAAATTATATTTTTATTTTATCTTGTTTTTTCATCAATATTTTTATTACTTTCATTTTCTTGTTTTATTGAATTTAATTGTTTATTAACCGATTTAATTTGCTCTTTTTGTCAATTTAATAAATTTGGTTTAATAGTAGGATTTGGTATTATTATATTTGTAAAACTTCTTGGTTGTGGTTCTACTCTTCTCAAGTTATTTTTTACTTTCATAACTTCTTCTAATAAATCATTATTTTTAGTAGTTTTCATAACACTATTTGGTTGTGGTTCTACTCTTCTCAAGTTATTTTTTACTTTCATAACTTCTTCTAATAAATCATTATTTTTAGTAGTTTTCATAACACTATTTGGTTGTGGTTCTACTCTTCTCAAGTTATTTTTTACTTTCATAACTTCTTCTAATAAATTATTATTTTTAGTAGTTTTTGTTTGTTCTAAAATTTGATCTGCTCCAATTGTTGCCTTTGTATTTTGATTTTTAATTTCTGCTACATCTTTACTTTGTTTTGAAAATAAAGTATCAAATTCAGCAAGAATATTTTTATAAAATGCTACAAGTTTTTCGTTATCAATTTCATTTTTTCTATCATCATTTTCAACATCTTTATTTTTTAAAAGTGCTAATTTTTCTAATAATTGCTCTTCATTTTGTTGATTTTTAAGTTTTTTATTTTTTTGAAATTTTAAAATTAATCATGAAATTAAAGCACCTAACGGACCAAATATAAATGAAGAACAAATGAAAAAAGAAGTTTTATAAAATTTTTTTTCATCTTTATTTGCCATATTTCTTGCATTACTTTCTATAATTTTTAAGTTATTTACTTATAATAAAAGTCATATACTAAATAAATAATACAATATTTAACTATTTCTCGCAATACATTATTGCAAAAGAAAAAAGAAATCTTGTCTTTTTATTATCGACCATATGATTCGTCATCTTTCGTTTCTGTTGTTAAATTATGATTAAATTTTGTTCGTGGTAATGGTACTGGTGCTTTTGCTACGGTTTTTGATGATAATTGTTTTTCATTTGCTAAAAAACTATTTAATTTGGTCAACATTTCTTTATATTTATTAGCTTCTGTTTGACCATTACCATATGTTTTATTTACTTGTGGTTTTAATGGTTCTGCTAAACCTTTAATTGATGGATTTGGTGTAGATAACAAATCAACTTGTGGTTTTAATGGTTCTGCTAAACCTTTAATTGATGGATTTGGTGTAGATAACAAATCAACTTTTTGCATTTCTTCATTTAAAAATTGAGTTATTTCTACTTCTACTGCATTCAAAGTTCGTGCTGTTGCTTCTTGAACTTGACTTTTATTAAGACCAAGTTTTGTTAACATTGTTTTAATTGATTTTTTAATTGATCGATAAGATTCTTTTAAAGTTCCTTTAATTTTTGATGTAATTTTCATATTAAATTTATTCTTTTTCTATGTTTAATTAATTTAATAAAATAATTAATTAAAGTCATTTATTTAAAAATATAATTAATATTTTTAAAACCATGTACATTTTCTAGATTATCATATTTAATTAAAATTATCATCTAAAATTTTTAATTTTCTAAAAATAATTTGTTTAATCTTTTAAAACTAGAATTCATCAAATTAGTTTTCAGAAAAAATAATTTACAAATAATTTGACAAAATTAATCTTAAAAAGTAAAAGCAACAATTAATTGTTGCTTTTACTTTTTAACGTTCATATGATTCATCGTCTTTTTCATTTGGGTCTATTGTTTCCAACTTTGCAATTGTTCCTTTTTTCTTATCAAAAAAATTGTAGTATTAGTTGGACTAAAACGGACTTTCTTTTTAATTTTTGTAACTAATGTTTGTGGTAGTAAGAAAAAAGCTTATTTTTTATAAAAAATATAAATAAAGTAATTAAATATAAATTAAAGTAATCGCTTATAAGAGCGATTTTTTTTATTTGCATTATTCATCAGATAGTATCTTTAAAATTAAAAATTAACCTATTTTCTCCATTAATTAGTTAATTTTTATAATTTCCTTTCTGTGATTTATTATATTTTTTCGGTTTAACAGCTAATAATATCAGTTTTAAATAAAAGGTACTATCTGATGAATAATGCAGTACTAAAACTTAATATTTTGATGCTTAAAGATGGATAACTCATCTATGACACGAAGCCTTAAAGAAAGTGTGAAAGCGATTAGATTTAACCATTTTATTTCTTTAATTCTCGGCGGGGTTAGTCGCCCGCGAAATGTCAGAGCGTGTGTTTTTGGCTTGTTTCATAAAAAGAGTGCTGTTAAACCGAAAAAAACAATATCGGACACTAAAAAACAAGAGGGAGGAGCTCCAAAAGGTTATTTTCTTTATATAAAGTTGTGTAGGGATGGATGAAGCGTAATTAATAACTGGATAAACTGTTTTTTTGTTTATTTCCGTGGGTGATAAACTCTATCAAAATATCCTATCCGCCCCCGCTCACCCCCGAAGTGAAGCGGGCGGCGAAGTAATTAAATACTAAAATAAATTATCTACTAAATATCAAAATATTAACCAATAAAGGAATATTATGTTTTTTTACAGAAAGGAAATTATAAAATGAAAACATTATACGAAATGATAAAAGATTTAACAGGAATTGATGTTGAACAAAATAAAATCAGTGATTATTTAAGCAGAAAATTTTTAGATTTACATGGTGCTAAATTAAACGGTGCTTATTTAAGTTGGGTTGATTTAAAATGCGCTAATTTATCTGGTGCTAATTTAAAAGGTATTGAAATTACAAAAAAACAATTAGAACAATTAACTGTTATTGAGGAGAATGAATAATGAAAAAGTTAAATAAAAAAATTATCAACAAAATAAATGAATTAATACTTAGAAGTTATCCAGTTTCAAAAGATGATACTACACTTTCTAGAATTTTGTGAAAAATAACTTAAAGTTTAAAAAAACTTTTGCCGCGCTTTTCAAAGTACTTGGGAAAAATTCTAAGCGTTAAGCGAAGAATTTTATAAAGGTTCCCAAATTTGTTTGAAAGAACTTCAAAAATTTTTTTAACTCGCAAGTGATTTTATCACAACAATTTAAGAAAGTCAACCACTCGGCCAAAAATTATATTTACTTGACAAATTAAAAAAATAATTATATATTTTAAATAGAGATGATTAGTAAATCAGCATCTCAGTACCTAGATCGGTATTTTAAATATCAGGTCATCCCTCTTTTTTTTAAAAAGAGGAACGCATTAAATGAAAGAAATTTTATATGATTAAAAAAAATAAAATAAAAAAAATAACTATGTATAGTGTTATTAAATATCATAAATTACATTATTCAAGTTTTCATAATCATTTTTTTGATGAAAAAAATAATGAATTAACACTTAAAAAGGGTATTAATTTAATAACAAAAACATTTGATAATGAGTTTATTAAAACTAGACCAGCAATAGTTATTGGTACAATGGGGCAATCACTTTTAATTGTACCAACTTCAACAAAAAAATCTATAAATAAAAATATTCAAAATTTTTTTAGAACTAAAATTAATTTAAATGGAAAAGATACTTATATTTGTTGAGAACAAACTAATCATATTTATAATTCACAAATAACTGGATTTTGGTTTGAAGATGGGAAATTATCTTCATTATCAAAATCTTATAAAAGATATATTAAAAAAGAAAGTGAAGTTAAATTAAAAAAATTTATTTTAAATAAATAAATTTTTTTAATTTAACTTCACTTTTGCATTACCTTATTTTATTTTTACAAATTATTTATTATATTCCCATTTTAAAGCGATATGGATAAGAACCATAAAACAAAGCATCATATGGGTCGTGGTACATTTTACTATCGGGTATATTTGTTTTGGTATCGCTAAATCTTAATTCACTAATACATTTATCTAAAAATGGGAAATTATCTAATATGCCATATATCTTGCCTTGAACAAACATTTTTCGTATTCATGTTACACGGTTAATTATTCCCGCTTCTTTATTAAGTGATGTTTGATGTTTTTTGGCTTTAAACATTTTAATCTTATAACCTAAATAAGGGTAAATATCTTCTTGTAATTTTTGCATAAAGTCGTGGGCATTAATATCATAATGAAATGTGGCATATTCAAAACCATCAAATTTATCAAATGTATTAATTATTCATTGTCCGTAATGCTCTACTAATTCATTTAAATTCATTGCATTTTTTGGTGTAATAACATTTTCTTCAATTAAATATTTATCATACTCGTTATTTTCATTAATTTTATATCCACTAAATAAAAATACGGTATGGTCTTCGCTTTCATTAGCATAATCAACACCAATTGAATAACTATCAAATTGATACTGTTTTGTATTAGAATTATAAAAATCTTTTAAATTATATTCTTTAATATATTTACGATAATTTCGTAAAACATAAATACTAGGGTCATTGTCGTTATATTCAAATCCGTAATATTCAAGTTCAAATAAGTCTGGTGGTTCTTCTTTGTTGGTTAAAACAAGTTTTTTAGTGATATTAGGTATTTTACTTCAAACAGCCCCCATTGTTAATCGTAAATTAAAAACACCTAAACCGTTAAATGCTTGTTTATTTTCTGAGTATATTTGGTTATGTTCTTTTAAAATATTTTTAATTCTTTCATTTAAAAGTAAATATGGGGTTACAAATTTTTCATAAAATACGTGGTATTTATCAAAAGGATTAAAAGTAAATTGATTAGAATATGTTTTATGAAAATATGTTGTTATTGTTGTATATTGTTTTGTTATATTATCTCATTCTTTAAATGTCCAAGATAATTCTTTTATAGGAATAGGATTGTCTAAATTATATTGTTCATTATTATTTTCATCGGTGTATTTTTCATAAGATACTTTTAAACTTTTAGAACGAAACATTGAAACTCTTAAATTATTATATCTTTTATCTAATTCTTTATCAGTTAAGATTTCTTTTTCTTCGGCATGTATCATTTCATCAGTTCACGCTGTTATAATACCGCTACCTTTACCAACTTTACCCATAATTTTATTACCATTGGCATAACACGACCCGCAGAAACAAACTTAAAAAAACTTGGTGAAGTAAAATAACGGGCATAACTATCCTCAACAAAGTCTTTAAATACTTCTCAGTCAAAACCAAAATTATAGTCACTAAAATTTAAATCATATTTTGTATTTAAATGCTCATAACTAGTAATTCGTTTTTTGTTATTAATTTCAGTAAAGTCTTGCATTTTTAGATATCCTCGCTT encodes the following:
- a CDS encoding SDR family NAD(P)-dependent oxidoreductase, translated to MKKTNNNLGWAVVTGASKGLGYCYCEELLKLGYNVIAVARDTSPITTLQQKYSEQTIKMINYDLSNLENCEKLFNDVAKDNVTILINNAGYGVWGYFSESSLEQEMNMIDLNIKAVHILTKLFVQRFIAQQQGRVLNIGSLAAFTPASVFASYYASKAYVWSLGVAINTELKKTKSPVRVITLCPGPLKTDFWNRSSNQKDAKYHSTVKVMKTSTYAQKSLLKGLKVKRKNYIITGSVNKIVKKLTKWSPQSWVLTSVYNYQRKRK
- a CDS encoding pentapeptide repeat-containing protein; this translates as MKTLYEMIKDLTGIDVEQNKISDYLSRKFLDLHGAKLNGAYLSWVDLKCANLSGANLKGIEITKKQLEQLTVIEENE
- a CDS encoding CinA family protein, which codes for MVKELVQLLKQKQMTIAAYESITGGLFSHYITNVPNASQVFLGSIVTYTNEIKIKVGHVSQSIITKYGVVSKETAEAMAFACQKQFNSDLAVSFTGNAGPGQLDNLPIGTGFATILFQNEATTFALTFNPNWSREQIKFATVTTIIKHLQQILEKEQGINSKKA
- the pgsA gene encoding CDP-diacylglycerol--glycerol-3-phosphate 3-phosphatidyltransferase, which encodes MNWANRITLIRIFLIPVIIALMVIVPFKNSSLYNGWDQWLTIKGDNVTYSLPISYLIAGILFIIASLTDLLDGFIARLYNQVTTFGKFFDSIADKLLTNTVLIVFACANIIPVWMVVLLIARDFVIDVVRQILATQKVVMAANQLGRVRAAMEMFGMTVLFFIGFRMFNGHSLQTGQWDEFGWVNQIIMIPIYLATVLSLAAAGNYIFLNRKILFDMTVIKKPKLENGQDNNEKNK